The proteins below are encoded in one region of Micromonospora pisi:
- a CDS encoding molybdopterin molybdotransferase MoeA: MSVEPAVATDRGAQRPPVDWARARNQVYAAGQADALVPVELPLPEADGLTLAEPLTTLTDLPAFPTSSVDGWAVRGTGPWRVVGRVLAGGTPPPLPENGTAVEIATGAMLPDGADEVLRIEESTRTDDGRVAGTPRTTPEWRSPGEEAYAGEELLPAGTPVGPGVIGLAASCGYDQLRVRPAPRAALLVFGDELLTAGPPQAGQVRDALGPAVPAWLRRYGARVDPADVIGPVADTLSAHVAALRTALAGADLVCTTGGTMHGPVDHLHPALAELGADYVVNTVAVRPGFPMLLARVTGPDGRNRYVAGLPGNPQSAIVALVSLVAPLLAGLQGRPMPLLPYVTLGEPVAGRGNYTHLALVRVDPVLGTARPVRHVGSAMLRGLAQADGFAVIEPGGTGETGARVPLVPLPLLPSVGS, encoded by the coding sequence GTGAGCGTCGAACCCGCTGTCGCCACGGACCGGGGTGCCCAGCGCCCACCGGTCGACTGGGCACGGGCGCGAAACCAGGTGTACGCGGCCGGCCAGGCGGACGCGCTCGTCCCCGTGGAGCTGCCGTTGCCCGAGGCGGACGGGTTGACCCTGGCCGAGCCGCTCACCACGCTGACCGATCTACCCGCCTTTCCCACCTCCAGCGTGGACGGTTGGGCGGTCCGGGGCACCGGTCCGTGGCGGGTGGTCGGACGGGTGCTCGCCGGCGGCACCCCACCTCCGCTGCCCGAGAACGGTACGGCGGTCGAGATCGCCACCGGGGCGATGCTGCCGGACGGCGCCGACGAGGTCCTGCGGATCGAGGAGTCGACCCGTACGGACGACGGCCGGGTGGCCGGCACACCCCGCACCACGCCGGAGTGGCGTTCCCCCGGCGAGGAGGCGTACGCCGGTGAGGAACTGCTCCCGGCCGGTACTCCGGTCGGACCGGGCGTGATCGGGCTGGCCGCCTCCTGCGGCTACGACCAACTGCGGGTGCGTCCGGCACCACGGGCCGCCCTGCTGGTCTTCGGCGACGAACTGCTCACCGCCGGGCCACCGCAGGCGGGTCAGGTGCGCGACGCGCTGGGACCGGCCGTACCGGCCTGGTTGCGGCGGTACGGTGCCAGGGTCGATCCGGCCGACGTGATCGGACCGGTGGCGGACACCCTCTCCGCGCACGTGGCGGCGTTGCGTACGGCGCTGGCCGGCGCCGACCTGGTCTGCACCACCGGCGGCACCATGCACGGCCCGGTCGACCATCTGCATCCGGCGCTCGCCGAACTCGGCGCGGACTACGTGGTCAACACCGTCGCGGTCCGTCCCGGCTTTCCGATGCTGCTGGCCCGGGTGACCGGCCCGGACGGGCGCAACCGTTACGTCGCCGGGCTGCCGGGCAACCCGCAGTCCGCGATCGTCGCCCTGGTCTCGTTGGTGGCGCCGCTGCTCGCTGGGTTGCAGGGGCGGCCGATGCCGCTGCTGCCGTACGTCACCCTGGGCGAACCGGTCGCCGGGCGGGGGAACTACACGCACCTGGCCCTGGTGCGGGTCGACCCGGTACTCGGCACCGCCCGCCCGGTCCGGCACGTCGGCTCGGCGATGCTGCGCGGGCTGGCGCAGGCGGACGGGTTCGCGGTGATCGAGCCCGGTGGTACGGGTGAGACCGGAGCACGGGTGCCGCTCGTACCGTTGCCGTTGCTGCCCTCAGTGGGATCATGA